The proteins below are encoded in one region of Oryzias melastigma strain HK-1 linkage group LG9, ASM292280v2, whole genome shotgun sequence:
- the LOC112138439 gene encoding stress response protein NST1 (The sequence of the model RefSeq protein was modified relative to this genomic sequence to represent the inferred CDS: added 161 bases not found in genome assembly): protein MSSDDEQGSPQRRGSREEGGHGSLMWVESVPDEGAYLLRALKPQEVFQLVHGCAGGRTERKLAALREELSPEVVDGAMEGLVQALTGESESSSRSPPTAEYRRASRSEVWQKIKELYHTLNLFKPSEGGASCLKLPTPKLGAEKLKRAIKKIKAKKQTEAPETQLMSAEEEQEDADIELKDVEELSEFESQSSEELCTKQMKAAGADMLRRGRAGVTMLRKSLEKIQTANLTSCLPMEAGKRYAEKLKAGGAKILRKSSETVQSSEEDAETKQDTDSELEEEQPIRLKSRFRESGKIRAAKIKAAGAKILRKSLEKVQNAELTSCLPSMEPGKQYAAKVKAAGATIVRKGREKVQNAELTSCLPSMEPGKKYAAKVKATGAKLLRKHGKLQRAEEEVETQQENTEFQLEEEARLDEAGFLKTTLRNSVSMMISHVVSESGFGCHSEKFSFPVNRFVERIWNEVKDESFQMDHAKIVNKLHLLVYKDLLKKFSNPEFLMIFLHSNSGLVDEVIAFSFKKHLTKPKKPSLFRRFLNFFHQSD from the exons ATGTCAAGCGACGACGAACAGGGAAGCCCCCAGCGGAGAGGGTCAAGGGAGGAGGGAGGACACGGCAGCCTCATGTGGGTAGAATCCGTCCCTGATGAGGGAGCCTACCTCCTGAGAGCGCTGAAGCCGCAGGAAGTCTTCCAGCTCGTCCACGGATGTGCTGGTGGGCGGACGGAGAGGAAGCTGGCTGCGCTGAGAGAAGAGCTCAGTCCAGAGGTCGTGGACGGCGCGATGGAGGGGCTCGTCCAAGCACTCACCGGAGAAAGTGAGAGCAGCAGCCGGAGCCCCCCCACCGCCGAGTACAGAAGAGCCAGCAGGAGCGAGGTGTGGCAGAAGATCAAAGAGCTTTACCACACACTCAACCTGTTCAAGCCATCGGAGGGCGGGGCCTCTTGCCTGAAATTACCCACTCCGAAACTTGGAGCTGAAAAACTCAAACGagcgattaaaaaaataaaagcaaaaaaacaaaccgaGGCTCCAGAAACACAGCTAATGTCTGCAGAGGAAGAGCAGGAGGACGCAGACATAGAACTAAAAGATGTAGAAGAGCTTTCAGAATTTGAAAGCCAATCATCAGAAGAGCTGTGTACCAAACAAATGAAAGCTGCTGGTGCAGACATGCTGAGGAGAGGTCGTGCCGGTGTCACCATGCTAaggaaaagtttggaaaaaatcCAAACGGCAAATCTGACATCCTGTCTTCCCATGGAAGCAGGAAAAAGATATGCTGAAAAACTTAAAGCTGGTGGTGCCAAAATCCTGAGGAAAAGTAGTGAAACAGTTCAAAGTTCAGAGGAGGATGCTGAAACAAAACAGGATACAGACTCTGAGCTGGAAGAAGAACAGCCGATTAGGCTAAAATCACGCTTTAGAGAATCAGGAAAAATAAGGGCAGCAAAAATTAAAGCTGCTGGTGCCAAAATTCTGAGGAAGAGccttgaaaaagttcaaaatgcaGAACTCACGTCATGCCTTCCCAGCATGGAACCAGGTAAACAGTATGCTGCCAAAGTAAAAGCTGCTG GTGCCACCATTGTAAGGAAGGGTcgtgaaaaagttcaaaatgcaGAACTTACGTCATGCCTTCCCAGCATGGAACCAGGTAAAAAATATGCTGCCAAAGTAAAAGCTACTGGTGCAAAACTGCTTAGAAAACATGGAAAACTTCAACGTGCAGAAGAGGAAGTTGAGACACAACAAGAGAATACAGAGTTTCAACTTGAAGAAGAAGCACGGCTTGATGAGGCTGGATTTCTGAAAACAACTTTGAGAAATTCAGTTTCAATGATGATTTCACATGTTGTCTCAGAGTCAGGGTTTGGTTGTCATTCAGAGAAATTTTCTTTCCCCGTGAATAGATTCGTGGAAAGAATTTGGAATGAAGTGAAAGATGAAAGCTTCCAGATGGATCATGCCAAAATTGTGAACAAGCTACACTTGCTTGTTTACAAGGATCTGT